A single window of Halobacillus naozhouensis DNA harbors:
- a CDS encoding helix-turn-helix domain-containing protein, whose amino-acid sequence MNEGKIIKYYREQSGMTQEQLGRGICSTTHISKIELGQTHYSAEIISLVAERLNINIKEEINTFETVKQELDQWLYAMIMERTQEIEAIKSKFETSKVIEISEYHSYYQLLLARYYLLHENNKKACDIIRTIEGCETSLPPYENSLYKHVRGILFLKNQEYQQAIEILKSIDNEMYNNPEYYYHLAIAYDANDAKHMAYSCAQEALQFFKETSNFLRIIDVEMLLLILKSQDKHHDFKDRRRKYEALIQSCELCHTVARKACVLHNLALEYFIMKDYETAGKLYKQSIDLKDKKSGKYLLSLEGYIQSCLRKKRSSLSELLDLAHEGIGIAEDMNAPLYVYLLTLTTFLIKKEHVKYYTYLNDHALPFFKLSGHVYLVKRSAKELFNYYSKIGQFKKAVDLAKPVMNYQN is encoded by the coding sequence ATGAATGAAGGGAAAATCATAAAGTATTATCGTGAGCAGTCGGGAATGACCCAAGAGCAGCTTGGCAGAGGAATTTGTTCGACCACCCATATCAGCAAGATTGAACTCGGGCAAACTCATTACTCAGCAGAAATCATATCATTGGTTGCCGAACGGCTTAATATCAATATCAAGGAGGAAATCAACACTTTTGAAACGGTGAAGCAAGAGCTTGATCAATGGCTTTACGCCATGATTATGGAAAGGACACAGGAAATCGAAGCAATCAAAAGTAAATTTGAGACCAGTAAAGTCATTGAAATTTCTGAGTATCATTCTTACTATCAATTGCTTTTGGCCAGATACTATCTTTTACATGAAAATAATAAAAAGGCATGCGATATTATAAGAACCATTGAAGGTTGCGAGACAAGTCTTCCTCCATATGAAAACAGCCTGTATAAGCACGTACGGGGAATCCTTTTTTTGAAAAATCAGGAGTACCAGCAAGCGATCGAAATTTTGAAATCCATCGATAACGAAATGTACAATAACCCTGAATATTATTATCATTTGGCGATTGCCTATGATGCTAATGACGCGAAACATATGGCTTACTCATGCGCCCAAGAGGCACTTCAGTTTTTTAAAGAAACTAGTAACTTCTTAAGAATAATTGACGTAGAGATGCTTCTGTTAATTTTGAAAAGTCAGGATAAACATCACGATTTCAAGGACAGGCGCAGAAAATACGAAGCTTTAATCCAAAGTTGCGAGTTATGCCATACTGTTGCGAGGAAAGCATGCGTTCTACATAATTTAGCGTTAGAATACTTTATCATGAAGGATTATGAAACAGCAGGGAAACTTTACAAGCAATCTATAGATTTGAAGGACAAGAAGTCCGGTAAATATTTATTGTCTTTAGAGGGTTATATTCAAAGCTGCTTACGAAAGAAACGCTCATCTCTCAGTGAACTATTAGACCTTGCCCATGAAGGAATTGGTATTGCCGAAGACATGAATGCACCACTGTATGTTTATCTCCTTACTCTTACAACATTTTTAATAAAAAAAGAACACGTAAAGTACTATACGTATTTAAATGACCATGCCCTGCCTTTCTTTAAATTATCCGGCCATGTGTATTTAGTCAAACGTTCCGCAAAAGAACTCTTCAACTATTACTCTAAAATCGGACAATTTAAAAAAGCCGTTGACCTTGCGAAGCCTGTAATGAATTATCAAAACTAA